The genomic window CATGTCCACGGTGTCGACTACGACATCGCGAGCGACGGCACCAAACTGAGCCGCAGCCATGTGGAGCCGGGCGGCACCCGCACGTACACCTGGCGCACCCACACCCCGGGCAAGCGCAAGGACGGCACCTGGCGGCCGGGCAGCGCGGGCTACTGGCACTACCACGACCACGTCGTGGGCACCGACCACGGGACGGGCGGGATCCGCAAGGGGCTCTACGGCCCCGTGGTGGTGCGCAGGAAGGGCGACATCCTCCCGGACAAGCAGTTCACGATCGTCTTCAACGACATGACGATCAACAACAGACCGGCCCACCAGGGGCCGGACTTCCAGGCCACGGTGGGCGAGCGGGTGGAGATCGTCATGATCACCCACGGCGAGTACTACCACACCTTCCATATGCACGGTCACCGCTGGGCCGACAACAGGACGGGCCTGCTCACCGGCCCTGACGACCCCTCACGCGTCATCGACAACAAGATCACCGGCCCGGCCGACTCCTTCGGCTTCCAGATCATCGCGGGCGAGCACGTGGGCGCCGGCGCCTGGATGTACCACTGCCATGTGCAGAGCCACTCGGACATGGGCATGGCCGGGCTCTTCCTGGTGGCGAAACCGGACGGCACGATCCCCGGGTACGAACCGCACCACCCCGCGGCGGAGGCCGAAGGGGCCGCCGGGGAGCACGAGCACTGACGGACCGCTCGGAGCGGACCCTCGCCCGGGCCACCTCGGTGAGAGGCCCGCTCAGCGGTCGAAGTTCTCCCGGCACAGGCTGGTGAGCGAGGGATCCGCGAGGCCCCGGGAGTCGTTGCAGAGCCTGCCCATGTCGTAGTGGGGACGGGGGCGCACCGGCGGGCGTACGCCGGTGTCCGGTCGCGTCGCACGGGGCGGCCGGGGCTTCGGCGGGGTCTGGCGGGCCGGGGGCCCGGCCTGTACGTCGTCACGGCGCGGCGGCACGGGACGGGGCCGGGCACCGTCGCGGGGAGCCGGCGCGGCAGGCGTCGCGGAGCTCGCGCCGTCGGACTTCGCGCCGTCGGACTTCGCCAGCTCCGCCCGCGCCGATGCCTGCCCCGGAGCCGGCGCGGTCGCGGGCGGTGCGAGCGGCGACGCGGAGGCTTCGCCGGCCGGGGTGAGCCCGGGCGGTGGAGCGGCCGGCTCCCGGGCACCGGAACCGTGACCGGACACGGAGACACAGCCGGTGGCGGCGAGCAGGGCGAGCAGAGCGACGGGCATGATCCGGAGGCGCATCCGCCCACCCTGCCGCAGGGACGGCGCGGCACGGTAGCGGCTCCCGGCGGGTCCACCATGACGAGTGACCGGGCGGACCGCGGGCGACGGCGGAAATCGGATGGACAACCCGCGCCGCGGACCGGTGTGATGAGCGACGTCGTTCACATCGGCGTTCCTGACGGGGAGTTGCTGATGTCGACAGGCGGTGACGACGAAGTCGC from Streptomyces sp. FIT100 includes these protein-coding regions:
- a CDS encoding multicopper oxidase domain-containing protein, whose amino-acid sequence is MDRRSFNRRLLAGGAAAAAGATSLSFAAAPDATSATSAAAEDVPKTAPAGGAVRHLKLYAEKLADGQMGYGLEKGKAAIPGPMIELIEGDTLHIEFENTMDVPASLHVHGVDYDIASDGTKLSRSHVEPGGTRTYTWRTHTPGKRKDGTWRPGSAGYWHYHDHVVGTDHGTGGIRKGLYGPVVVRRKGDILPDKQFTIVFNDMTINNRPAHQGPDFQATVGERVEIVMITHGEYYHTFHMHGHRWADNRTGLLTGPDDPSRVIDNKITGPADSFGFQIIAGEHVGAGAWMYHCHVQSHSDMGMAGLFLVAKPDGTIPGYEPHHPAAEAEGAAGEHEH